The following proteins come from a genomic window of Methanosarcina sp. MTP4:
- a CDS encoding tetratricopeptide repeat protein, translating into MSEKCEQLHQWLNGMERMSFPFDDRKIPHNGIYILFEAGETALGKDRIVRIGTHRGKDQLRSRLEQHFIHENKDRSIFRKNVGRALLNRDKDPFLEQWEIDLTSRKAKKENAGLIDSEKQEETEKRVSQYIQKNFSFVVIEVEDQEKRLELEAKIISTVSLCDKCRPSSDWTGLYSPKEKIRTSGLWLVNQLYKEPLSDEDMQLIKSIIDRDQGMNSSDHSRTFLIIAQQDLKASRCLYENGCYMQAVFYLQQAVEKSAKFFGLNQRFISEKQLKGGDKGVGHKSSEVFKKPLNRSAIQLSQLKKDAGTHQRINEIMKIISCEEPKSLDDVEKGFKGHLNFLNEISGNFSNPFLMFEIIEKLKVETQEYEISKKEIKEISFTNEEIEEWKRNSSKMIHEIRNFNELRDSPFIEDTELERMERELEKPIPDFMEKDTIIPFLLYILDLYHIFTCLPSLSILTENHAMNARYPDKDQDFDPLDFYLPGLPLIEEFPFLLDVANKILNKLEDIYYAEKADAWLDKGIILGNLGQHKKALRAVEKALEIDENYAEAWSHKGVILSELRRYKKAKKAAEKSLEIYPENIEAWYNLGIIYDEFGQYDESLAVFKKALNIAIDPNDENSWFIKSMIYSWLESYEEALKALDKVLEINQENIDALYKKIDVLYNLGREKEAEKVYKRTL; encoded by the coding sequence ATGAGTGAAAAATGCGAACAACTACATCAATGGCTTAACGGTATGGAAAGGATGAGCTTTCCCTTTGATGATAGAAAAATACCTCACAATGGAATATACATCTTATTTGAAGCAGGGGAGACTGCCCTCGGTAAGGACAGAATCGTTCGCATAGGGACTCATAGGGGTAAAGATCAGTTAAGATCACGGCTTGAGCAACATTTTATCCATGAAAATAAGGATAGAAGCATTTTTAGAAAGAACGTTGGAAGAGCTTTACTGAACAGGGATAAAGATCCATTTCTTGAGCAGTGGGAAATAGATTTGACCAGCAGGAAGGCAAAAAAAGAAAATGCTGGTTTGATTGACTCTGAGAAGCAGGAAGAAACAGAAAAGAGAGTAAGCCAGTATATCCAGAAAAACTTCAGCTTCGTTGTAATTGAAGTAGAAGATCAGGAAAAAAGGCTTGAGTTAGAAGCCAAAATCATCTCTACAGTTTCCTTGTGCGATAAATGTAGACCTTCATCAGACTGGACGGGCTTGTATTCCCCAAAAGAAAAAATAAGGACAAGCGGACTATGGTTGGTAAATCAGTTGTACAAAGAACCGTTGTCTGATGAGGATATGCAGCTAATAAAGTCAATAATTGATAGGGATCAAGGTATGAACTCTTCAGACCATTCCAGAACTTTTCTTATCATTGCCCAGCAAGATCTCAAAGCTTCGAGGTGCCTCTATGAAAACGGGTGCTACATGCAAGCCGTATTTTACCTGCAACAGGCAGTGGAAAAAAGTGCCAAATTTTTTGGACTCAATCAGAGGTTCATAAGTGAGAAGCAATTAAAAGGAGGAGATAAGGGTGTTGGGCATAAAAGTTCAGAAGTATTTAAAAAGCCCCTAAATAGATCTGCCATTCAATTATCTCAACTCAAAAAGGATGCAGGGACACATCAAAGAATCAACGAGATAATGAAAATAATATCCTGCGAAGAACCGAAAAGCTTGGATGATGTTGAAAAAGGATTTAAGGGACATCTGAACTTTTTGAATGAAATCTCCGGAAACTTCAGCAATCCGTTTTTGATGTTTGAGATTATCGAGAAATTGAAAGTAGAGACTCAGGAGTATGAGATCTCAAAAAAAGAGATTAAGGAAATTTCTTTTACAAATGAGGAAATAGAAGAGTGGAAACGAAATTCATCAAAAATGATACATGAAATCAGGAATTTCAATGAACTCCGGGATTCTCCCTTTATAGAAGATACTGAACTGGAGAGGATGGAAAGGGAATTGGAAAAACCTATTCCTGATTTTATGGAAAAAGATACTATAATCCCCTTTTTGCTCTACATTTTAGATCTATACCACATATTTACCTGCTTACCTTCTCTTTCTATTTTAACTGAAAATCATGCCATGAACGCCAGGTACCCTGATAAAGACCAGGATTTTGATCCTCTGGACTTTTATCTTCCAGGACTTCCTCTCATTGAAGAATTTCCTTTCCTCCTCGATGTGGCAAATAAAATACTGAATAAGTTGGAAGATATTTATTATGCTGAAAAGGCTGATGCATGGCTGGATAAAGGAATCATTCTTGGAAATTTGGGGCAGCATAAAAAAGCCCTGAGAGCTGTTGAAAAAGCGCTGGAAATAGACGAGAATTATGCTGAAGCCTGGAGTCATAAAGGTGTAATTCTGTCAGAACTCCGAAGATACAAAAAAGCGAAAAAAGCAGCTGAAAAATCACTTGAAATTTACCCTGAAAATATAGAAGCTTGGTATAATCTGGGAATTATTTATGATGAATTTGGTCAATATGATGAGAGCCTTGCTGTATTTAAGAAAGCTCTCAACATAGCTATCGATCCAAATGATGAAAATTCCTGGTTTATCAAAAGCATGATTTATTCATGGCTTGAAAGTTATGAGGAAGCCTTGAAAGCATTGGATAAAGTTTTGGAAATTAATCAGGAAAATATAGATGCCTTGTACAAAAAGATTGATGTCCTTTATAATCTTGGGAGAGAAAAGGAAGCTGAGAAAGTTTATAAGAGGACATTGTGA
- a CDS encoding DUF6884 domain-containing protein, translated as MSKIALISCVNKKLPCKSKAKNLYVSPLFKYNFKYAKSLNPDKVFILSAKYGMVDIEREIEPYDKTLNNMPSKEIREWADGVIVQLKKEADLEKDEFIFLAGAKYRKYLIPHISNYQIPLEGLKIGEQIHYLKERVSNE; from the coding sequence ATGTCAAAAATTGCTTTGATATCTTGTGTAAATAAAAAATTACCTTGTAAATCAAAGGCAAAGAATCTGTACGTTAGTCCTCTTTTCAAATACAACTTTAAATATGCGAAATCTTTGAACCCTGACAAAGTTTTCATTCTTTCTGCAAAATATGGTATGGTAGATATAGAAAGGGAAATTGAGCCTTATGATAAAACATTGAACAATATGCCATCTAAAGAAATCAGGGAATGGGCAGATGGTGTAATAGTTCAACTCAAAAAAGAAGCTGACCTAGAGAAGGATGAATTCATTTTCCTTGCGGGTGCAAAATACAGAAAATATTTGATACCTCACATTTCAAATTACCAGATTCCTCTTGAAGGATTAAAAATAGGGGAGCAGATCCACTATCTTAAGGAAAGGGTTTCAAATGAGTGA
- a CDS encoding restriction endonuclease subunit S: protein MNSKTKFKETEIGSIPEDWQVKELGEIAEFRQGLQIAKSQRRGEPVENSYPLLKITDMGTNNFSEYIVDPQKKYVTSKDDIIFTRTGQVGLVYTNLIGVLHNNCFKIITDPREIDRNFLFYYLKSKYVQNFIKGCLASSVQSDLTHRQFKRCHIIIPPLEEQQNIGNSLFLLDQKIELNRQMNSTLEQIAQALFKRWFIDFEFPDENGNPYRSSGGRMVDSELGEIPEGWKPSSVGAEYDIIMGQSPPGNTYNENGEGEPFFQGRRDFGWRYPENRVYCTQPNRMAKKGDTLLSVRAPVGDINKATSDCCIGRGLAALRHKSGCEAYTYYSLMDLSRNFKSFDSEGTVFGSINQKDLKALKVLKPSSSIVEVFTHAAGVIDQQIFNFEIQIRILSQLRDSLLPKLMSGKIRVGC from the coding sequence TTGAATTCAAAAACGAAATTTAAAGAAACTGAGATCGGGTCGATTCCTGAAGATTGGCAAGTCAAAGAATTAGGTGAAATTGCAGAATTTAGACAAGGGCTACAAATAGCTAAGTCTCAACGTAGAGGTGAGCCCGTAGAGAACAGTTATCCACTATTAAAAATTACGGATATGGGCACAAATAACTTTTCAGAGTATATTGTTGATCCCCAAAAAAAATACGTAACATCTAAAGATGATATAATTTTTACCAGAACTGGGCAAGTTGGTCTGGTATATACAAACCTAATTGGTGTCTTACATAATAATTGTTTTAAGATAATAACAGACCCAAGAGAAATAGACCGAAATTTTCTTTTTTATTACCTAAAAAGCAAGTATGTCCAAAATTTCATAAAAGGATGTTTAGCAAGTAGCGTTCAATCCGATTTAACTCATAGACAGTTTAAAAGATGCCACATAATAATACCACCATTAGAGGAACAGCAGAATATTGGAAATAGTCTTTTTCTTTTAGATCAAAAAATCGAACTCAACCGCCAAATGAACTCCACCCTCGAACAAATCGCCCAGGCCCTTTTCAAACGCTGGTTCATCGATTTCGAGTTCCCGGATGAAAATGGGAACCCTTACAGGTCAAGCGGCGGCAGGATGGTCGATTCAGAATTGGGGGAGATTCCAGAGGGGTGGAAACCTTCGTCTGTAGGTGCAGAGTACGATATAATAATGGGACAGTCTCCTCCAGGGAATACATATAATGAAAATGGAGAAGGTGAACCATTCTTCCAAGGTAGAAGAGATTTCGGTTGGCGTTATCCAGAGAATCGCGTTTATTGCACCCAACCAAACCGAATGGCTAAAAAAGGCGATACTTTACTAAGTGTAAGAGCGCCAGTTGGTGATATTAACAAAGCAACCTCAGATTGTTGTATTGGTCGTGGTTTAGCAGCACTTCGCCATAAATCTGGGTGTGAAGCCTATACTTATTATTCCCTGATGGACTTAAGTCGAAACTTTAAGAGCTTTGACTCAGAAGGGACTGTGTTTGGTTCGATAAATCAAAAAGACTTGAAAGCACTAAAAGTATTGAAGCCATCAAGTAGTATTGTTGAAGTATTTACACATGCTGCGGGGGTTATAGATCAGCAGATTTTTAATTTTGAGATTCAGATTCGAATATTATCCCAACTCCGCGATTCTCTTCTTCCAAAACTCATGTCAGGAAAAATAAGGGTTGGCTGTTAA